The segment attatctatctccattccaaatttcagccaaatccgttcagtagtttttgcgtgaaggagtaacaaacatacacacacacacacacacactcacatacaaactttcgcctttataatattagtgtgacaaagctagcccttgacgtcaattgttgaggttttgacgaatacataacatcttttattactataggagtagtaAGTTCACAAGGAGCACATTCTTTTCcctgtggatgattttcttctaaatcccttgttatcttaaacagtatttctcaatcggcttacttctttttattttttctatatgttatttttaattttcaagtaacTTGTTTCGctgtactctttgttgtcttggaGTCAAAAATAATCCGCAGAGTTAAGCAAGGATGTCTTCctcaccactgttatttatcttgcttatcgacGAAGTTATGCATCGTGTCACCAATAGTCCGAGAGGGATATCATGGAGCAGTAGGCAACTTGAAGACCTTGACTATGTGGATGACCTGGTTCTCATATCAGATCGACTTGAAtacattaaggggcatgagacgggtctgcccgcgaaattcaaatttaatttggtttttccgcaatttgtaaactaatacgacaacgtaggcttatgatattttaattgtgacaatagcagtaacatcctcacaggtttatataaaaatctttacttgaaaaggtcccgggtagtctgccgattaccacaaagaaaacagtgGAGATGAGGATAAGTTCTACTGCTTCAGAACCGTTTTATTTAGAATACAAACCAATTAACCGAGTGGAGGAGTTCTGTAACCTCAGTAGCATCATTTCTCCTAGCGGCGGTGCCGAGGCTGATGTCGATAACTGGATTATGaaagctaaagctctctctgtttgaattgtttgtaaattcagtcttcttatacaggtgtgaaacgtggaaataactatatcgctaatccacagaattcaggttttccaccttaagtgtttcagtgttattccccgcattttctggccttacacgatcagaaatgaggacttgtAGTACAAATGCCAGCAGCTCAAAGAAATAGCTTTGAATGCGATTGCGATTGGCcgggcatattttgcgaagagaggaagaaaacgcTGCTCAAGCGGCGTTTATTGAAACCTGTCTGCCTGACAGCCTGGCGGTCAAATAAGACCTGGTCgaccaaccaactcctaggagttggttggtctagaggtctgcttcaatgggcctcctctagaggaggataactggattataaaagctaaagctctctctgtttgaatcgtttgtaaattcagtcttcttatacaggtgtgaaacgtggaaataactatatcgctaatccacagaattcaggttttccacaataagtgtttcagtgttattccccgcattttctggcctaacacgatcagaaatgaggacttgtggtacaaatgccagcaactcaAAGAAATAGCTTTGAATGCGATTGCGATTGGCcgggcatattttgcgaagagaggaagaaaacgcTGCTCAAGCGGCGTTTATTGAAACCTTTCTGCCTGACAGCTTGGCAGTCAAATAAGACCTGGTTgaccaaccaactcctaggagttggttgggctagaggtctgcttcaatgggcctcctctagaggaggcccattgaagcagaccttaaaagagtggaattctcgtggaaccatgtcaaagcagcaaccaaaggtagggagacatagaaaataactgctgcagccctaatatccaagaaggaattaaaggactccatcattcttctttacgtttcgcatatttttctggatctttctttagttcttcgttttttgtgtttttagcctgcgctaaaattttttcgcgcgtttttgactatttcttttcactatggtagtttctaaaatcgatatatgatggttatttttaatattgaaataccacgaggtgcaataattttgaatagttatttctaaattgcttggaacaatatgggctactaattcaactgattagttaaagaattactgaagattaatattttgtcacgtgatttaatgtcaaaggatttgaagaaaattacacaattttggtATAACAATATTTCCTGAAAAAATCATCACCTCCTTCAATGCAACATCATTACCTTCCATTTTAAAACGGAAGGTaaattacggtaatgatagTAACGGTGggaggttttggcagttttaattttctaacgtcgtattttaaaatgcaatatatatgaacatcaaactacatacttatgtagttattagtacatgaaagaaaataaaattattaagaaaaactaattatttgtcctaaaatgatgttgaaggtaaagagtgaaaagtcgtgccaaacaccagttttggcaccaaaagcgtaaatatttttttttctacaagtgcacggccactttccgcaacatgcctagatagactgattatggcttagtacggggcaggggagaacggaaggcaatatgtatactagaaggatattttggaggtgccatctcagttgcaggtaatgactttttttctgtgccaaacatttgttatttttttatgacgtaattaaatgattcgtacgtgcaaaaatgcattttaattgcttctcaggatgtatataataatatgtgaaaaactcgagctcgtttaaaaccgtcttctttgaaaatcatagcgatttttcctgagactcctgttttacccgcagaaggaggtgagtttttaatatcaaaaatattatttctgaagtaacctttgtagttacaattttgaattttggggcacccgtagctgaatatacaagagttcttttgtaatgcaattctcatctgtaacttcattcattatttttttatttgacctgaaatgcgatttgcgccaaatctgagAATCACCGAGTAATACTAatacgtggacactgacagttggccttgtccacaagttcaaagtcgAGCGTGCTATGGCGCGGGCTATGTTGGGGAACTCTCTGAGAGACAAAAATCGtaatgaggaaatccgtaggagaaccagagtgaccgacatagctcaaataATATAGTCAGCTAAAGTGGCAGTGgacaggccacgtctgccgtagaactgatggccgctggggcagacgtgttctggaatGGAGAGCGcatatcagcaagcgcagtgtgggacgacttccgacccgctggaccgacgaccttaaaaggatagcgggaagtgggtggatgaggaaggcggaggatcgtgtgtggtggcgcgctctcgggaaggcctttATTCAGCAGTgtacgcaaacaggctgattgagtaatactaattttattgttttctcCAGGGAACGTTTCGGTCTGTACGAAGTAGACTTCACCAGTGAGCAGAAGACGCGCACGCCGAGGAAGTCTGCGTTCGTGTACAAACAGATCATCAAGACGCGAGCGATAGATGCGGACTACGAGCCCGACACTCGCACCATGTGGATCGACCAAGGGCATTAAGACGACtgactaattaaattattgctgatataatatatatatataatgtaatatgttgtaaataaaatgtcacaagTTTTACTAtagtctttttaaccgacttcaaaaaaggaggaggttctctattcactattcccacgacttcgttcgcgtggaatagtgacttttcgagcagcatattttgaattacatattATACCGTCGTTTGGGTAGCTAAAAATTTACTTTACAGTAATGCTTCTCTGTATACGATATTTGAAGTATGGCCATCGgcaaaaatgttcgccgtgattctttaaattgacataacttttttatttatgaaccgattgacatgaaataaacactaattgttaagtgaagcttactacaatatattagtgaaaaccgtatctaaatcgaataagccgtttctgatattagcgtgcacaaacacacagacaaacagacaaacagacaaaaaaatttttaattacaatttcgggttcggcatcgatataataacaacccctgctactttttttatatatttccattgtacagacaccacttttctacaattttattatatgtatagatctatgttccccgattactcaaagactcctggaccgatttggataatatgtcacccggacctttacaacgaatcagttgacagttgacaccgcattcatcaaaattggcccagtagtttaggcgctacggtggaacacacagaatctggatacaaacatacatacatacatacataatctGCCTAAGTAATGTTACAATAATAGGGTCAAATGTCCGCCAAAGTGTTAAGAAGATAGCTATCATTTATCaggatatacctactcgtatcttcCGGCGGTTGAAATGACATCATAAAGGCAATATGGCACCATAAAGGTAAAAATTAATGGCAGATACATGAGCAGTACAAGAATCGCAAACGACATTGTCCTACTTAGTAACAATGAAAAAGACATACCGTATCAATATATTATAAGAAATGTTAGACGAACTGATATAAATACACAATGTGGTAAAGCCatcttacaaaaattttcaaaaaataaaataaatccgacttcaacaatattttttatttctacacgtgtaatccatactaatattataaatgcgaaagtgtgtctgtcggtctgtctgtctgctacgttttcactgctcaaccgctgaaccgattttaggtacagtgttagcttacgtcccggggacggacataggctactttttatcccgaaaaatcaaacagttcctacgggactcttaagaatctatccgttaaaccgatttacctatatgaaatttggtacagaggtagcttacgtgccggaaattaacttcgccaactttttatcccggaaaagcaaagagagagggattttaaaataaacctaaatccacgcgaacggaatcgcgggcatgatctagtGTATGTAtaaagtcgggcgagcttcacacttagatttctggtttcttttattatgctcgctcgacttcatacataggtacattacacgtgtagaaacaaaaattatttttttactttttagtttttagtgtttgtggttattgaaatcggttttattttattttttatttcacaatttggccccactgtactaaaataagctatgcctagttaaaaagataatgcctatttactaagatattacactgatcgcgagcaatttacttattattttaataagtaaagaATTTACGAATACCTTTACGAATTAGAATATCAtaaacctactttgtcgtattagtttacaaattgcgaaaaaccaaattaaatttgaatttcgcgggtaggCCCGTGTCATGCCCCTGAAGTTAGAATAGTACAAttttcaaatattaataatgtttgggtaaaaaaaaaatactagaaacttgtaaaacgtttatttattaaatctttAATAACAATAAATGACTAAAACGTATAAAAAGTAAATACATACTTTCTTTATCTTAACACGTCTTAGAGGCCCgggcccgggattgaacccctgaccttccgaataggcggacgtcttaaccacaaggctataATGGCTACATTCAACGTTGAATGAAAATTAAGGGCTGACGAAGAAGAAAATGAGATCTATATAATCGCAAATCACACTAGTTGTAAGACACTGAAAAAGGCCCCGAAGAATATTGGTTATTATAGTAAGCTGATTGAAAATAATGTCCATCATCAATCCACATAGTGAGGGAGTCAGGTTCGTAGTAGGGGTCAACCACTCGAGTCTCGATTATATGTTTGTACACAAACGCAGATTTCCTTGGACGTCGTTCCTTGTATTCGCTTTTGAAATCCACTTCGAAGAGGCCAAAACGTTccctgaaaatgaaaaaaaaagataactgGTTTAAAGTGTATATCAGGACAAACTCGGGCATCTCTAATTTTCagcaatttcattaaaatttgcTTTaatgttgaaggaaaacatcgctaACAACCTGTTCTGAGGAACGCGACACTGTTCTGAGGAGAGTCATTTAAAAATGTACACTTACAGATAACCCTGATTCCATTCGAAGTTGTCCATCAAACTCCATGCCATGTACCCTCGGAGGTCGACACCAGCTTCCAAAGCATCCAACGCATCGTTCAACTTGGCCCTGAAGTATTCGACCCTGCCATTGTCAATATAATAGCCATCTTCAGGGCTTTCTGACCAGCCATTCTCTGTGACGTAGATTATTGGCTTGTTATATTTAGTGTCGAGGTGAGTTAGCGCATAGTAAAGACTGTTTGGTGACAgctagaaacaaaaaaaaaaactctttaaaGGCAATATTTAACATGCTGCGTGCTATGTCACGCTGATCAACCAGGTTGAATTGTCcgcaaaaaaaccggtcaagtgcgagtcagattcgcgcaccgagggttccgtactcggataatttttccgacattttgcacgataaatcaaaaactattatgcataaaaataaataaaaatctgttttagaatgtacggtaaagccctttcatgtggcaccccatttggtatagttatcttactttcaaaattgaaacacattttaattttttattaatgatgttaaaccacaaattcacggttttcggattttttcctttacttgtgctataagacctacctacctgccataatCATTATAGGTCAACGTGATGTACtctatatgttttcttgacagacacgacggacggacggacagatggacagacagacaacaaagtgattctacaagggttccgtttttccttttgaggtacggaaccctaaaaatagttagCACCCTTTGTTACTTACCCTTAACCAAGACGAGGCAGATTGCGGCCATTCTGGCGGATTGTAGACCCCTACTCCAGCATCATCGAGCAATGAGGGCACAGGGTGGGTTTCCTTGTAATGCGTAGCTGATACAAGAGTACCAGAATAATGGTTTACTCCAAAGAAATCTGAAGATCCTCGCACTAGAGTCCTCTCTTCGTCAGTAAATTCTGGCATCCGTGATCTTCGGTAGCCCTGTTCTGCGCTCTTCCAAGCGACAATATTGCACAGTTCTGCAGGAAAGCCTCCGTATTCGGAGAAAATTGGTTCTGCGTACAGACCCCACTGAAacagaaataattttatctattagAAGAAACAGACTGATTGACATTTCAACGTACAGCACAAATCGTTGAATCTAaaaataaccaaaaaaaaaaactatctagACCTCAATAACCacgaacactaaaaagtaaaaaatattttttgtttctacacgtgtaatgtattgtatgaagtcgagcgagcataatagtaaaagaaactagaaatctaagtgtgaagctcgcccgacttcatacataggtacatcacaggtgtaaaaacaaaaattattttttactttttagtgtttgtggttattgaagtcggtttttttttgtttgaaaaatttttatttcacaatttttagtggcccactgcactaaaatatgctatgcctggttcaaaacctactgtttactaaaatattacactgatcgcgagcaatttactcttatccattgaggagttctgttctccatctccgaagatattcattagatcttcaccaaatttatatgggaaccacctgcaaagtataccctttcaaacaaaaaaaaatctaaagtaaTCAGAGAacatagataaaaaataaaataaataaaaaagatctaGATGAATTGAGTAATTCCTCCTTTTTAAAGTAGGTTAAAATTTAGAAATATTGCTTTTAAAGTTTTAGTTAATGTATTTGTAAACACTCTCTACTTACTTATAAATTTTAACAGTTAAATAAGAGTCTTTTAAAAACACCAAAAGCATTCACCTCTGCTTGCCTTTTAATTTCAGCTGCCAACCTGTCATCTTCAGAGTCAGTTAGTGGTCCGACCCAATTGACACTTATAGTGATACCACACACTCCACCTTGTTTGGGCTTGAAATCCTTCACATAAGCGTGATAAGCTTTTGCATGAGCAATCAATAAGTTCTTGGCACAATAATACGTTCCAATATCAGTTGCATTTATAACAGGTGCTTTAGTATCAGAACCGTAACCTTCGTAACAGATTTCTCTCGGTTCGTTAAACGTAATCCAATGCTTAACTCTGTCACCGAAGTTCTCGTATGCAACCCGCGCGTAGTCCTCAAACCATTCATGGAAATTAGGGTTCATAAATCCGCCGAGATCTTGCAGTTTCTGTGGTAAGTCCCAGTGGTACAATGTCACCATTGGAGTGATGTTGTACTTCACCATTTCATTGATGTAGTTGTTGTAGAACGCAATGCCAGCGTCACTAACTTTGCTGGAGATGCCATTGGGTAGAATTCTTGACCAGGCTATGGAGAACCGGTACGCGTCCAGGCCGAGCTCCCTCATCATCTGAACATCGGTTCTGTAGTTTGAGTACGTGTCAGCAGCAACATCGCCATTGCTTCTGTCTGCGATGAAGTCAGGGTTTGTGTGAGTCAAGCGGTCCCAAATACTTTCACCCTTATCtgaaagataaaatattattaaaaaaatattcactatTGGCACAcatcatcattatatcattatcaaccgatcgACGTCCAGTTCTGGACATAGGTACTTGTACTTATTGACTTCCACATGCCTGCCTGCACGGTTTGtaccgcctgaattcagcggcatctgcgacttgtttgatgttgTCTTTCTGCTTAGTGGGAGATCTTTCAGCGCTGAGTTTTCCagtacgaggtcgccattctataGTACCAAAAAATTCTTAGGCgtgcagttttcctcacgatgttttccttcaacgttacagcaagtgatattttaattgcttaaaacgcatatcgGAGAGTATGCTTAGGAACTATTCGACCTAGTTCCCCCTCGTCATTAATTTACAATCGAACCGCAAGGAATCGTCAAGGTTTGCACCCATGTGTAGTCGAAATCCCACGGACTcgaacgaagcgatttgcttcctcgtttctaatacgcacagctagaatatggaatgcctttccccgttagctataatattggtaccttcaaaggAAGAGTGGATAGGCAGCATCTGGACAGACACGCTCCATCTCAAGCTACATTATCTCCTGCTTATGTTACAGGGTGTTCGGTAATTAGTGTACCTACAATGACGACACGTGCCTACcaatgctactttgatctgataaatacaatgctgtaGTATAATGACAACTATAtacaacaataacaataataatataatgaaaactttgacataaaaaaatttaaattttgtatggaattttttataattttatttcttcattatacttcagcattgtatttatcagatcaaagtagcatgggtacgtgttgtcattatatactaattaccaagcACCCTgtgtagttattaaaaaaaaactctgaagTATAGgtacgtgcccggaatcgaacccccaatcTCACATATAGGAGGCggacattttaaccactaggctatcacggcgtAAAATTCAAGACATAGGTAATAGATATGGGTCAAGCAGATGATAATAAATAGAAtaacacttacctacctacttgataatAAGTCGAtggtcatctatactaataaaaaaaattgaagtgtctgtctgtaatttcgaaataactacttcataataaacttataatatggttattttTTAGCCCTTTTAGATCACAGACACAACAAtagtttaatagtattttctagttttgtgtttaattaatatttaagtttaattgtatctttatttttattcctgttttttttttgtgattctgtaattgagctaaataaactttttatttatttatttattatttgaactgtattataatttataataactgaatcacactttTAGTAAAGTGTGACATGATGTTgtagatttttcaattttctagttttttatattttagttatttacgTAGTCAGTGCCTAAAATGGAGATTTTAAGgatcataacttttaaaataataccattttaccatgatttttaacccccgagccaaaaagaggagtgttaggtaagttttaataagtttgacgtgtgtatctgtgtatctgtggcatcgtagctcctaaactaatgaaccgagatagacagacaacaaagtgttcttataagggttccgtttttccttttgaggtacggaaccctaaaaaaatataaaaaatacctactatttgcGTACTAGATAGCTTACCATCTGCATTCCAGCCCCCTTCAATCTGGTATGCAGCCGTGGCCGCGCCAAACCTGAAGTCGTCTGGAAATCGTCTGTCCTGCCACTGCGCAGCATCGCACCAAACTGCCGCCAAACTGTAAAATTAACTCTGTGTTTTGGCAACTAAGGCCCAACCAACCTACAAACATGgaaagagttagcttacatcctggggacggacatagcctactttttatcccggaaaatcaaagagttcccacgggattaaaggcccatccgtttaaccaatttatgtGAAAGTTGGTTCAGAGGTCGATTGCGTCCCTGAAATTGACAGAGgcaactttgtatcccggaaaataaaagagtttccacgggatctttaaaaatcttagTTCACAcagacgaagtggcgggcatcgtctatttttaacccccgacccaaaaagaggggtgttataagtttgacgtgtgtatctgtctgtggcatcacagacagatacacaccactcctaaactaatgaaccgattttaatttagttttttttttgtttgaaaggttgcttgatcgagagtgttcttagctataatccaagaaaatcggttcagccgtttgaaagttgtcagctcttttctagttactgtaacctgcacttgtcgggggtgttataaatttttaatttacacttgtataataatattacattactAGTAACATACCCTATAATAATCAACAGCTTCATGTGACGCTCACAGCGGTTCACGGCCCTATGTACGTGGAAGGGCAAAGTTCCATTTTATATGTGCGTAGATAAGATGTGATCTCGGATCTTGCCATTGATGTTTATTTACGTGAAGATATATTATGTGATAATGATATCTTAGGATTTATCTGACTTGTAATATGTGTGCggatgtatgtttgtaagtacGTTACGCCTAAGCGGATTACGATTGACAGGTAGAGCGGATAgcgatgttcgttggaacattttgttagtaggtaggtatgataaaaaaaaacggccaagtgcgagtcagactcgcgcaccgagggttccgtacttaaacaataaattaaaaaaatccaggCCGCCATACaagtttgaaaaaattaaaaagcacaCAGTGTTATAATCTTGTtcgaggacttcgtctgtgttggtgttagctggcgggcgtgctctgcctttttggagtgtttttttttttgttaaaactgactaaaAGCGccctaagggggtgccgtgcgtatgtcggcgagcgtcggcacagacggggttcatacttgtatagtttaactaacttgttacaaataactacaaacttgacatcatggctaatctttgtaaagccagacgagagagagaaaaaaaaaatcttgttcgAGGGCATGGAACCCATCTTGTGCGATTTCGAGtcgcaaaaaaattaaaagccggtcaagtttttaatttaatcacttTCGGAAGTCAAATAATTCATctgccaagtgctagtcagactcgcgcaccgactcctagggttccgtactaagtcgtagtttttcgacattttgcatgataaataaaaaaaaaactattaagaggggtctctccgtcactcgctccatacaaacgtagttcgtctctcattggtatactaaccaatcatactcaatggaattttgtagaaacgttccgggaatatctatgcctgtggttttccaaatttccgttaaaat is part of the Maniola jurtina chromosome 24, ilManJurt1.1, whole genome shotgun sequence genome and harbors:
- the LOC123877792 gene encoding myrosinase 1-like, with the translated sequence MKLLIIIGLAAVWCDAAQWQDRRFPDDFRFGAATAAYQIEGGWNADDKGESIWDRLTHTNPDFIADRSNGDVAADTYSNYRTDVQMMRELGLDAYRFSIAWSRILPNGISSKVSDAGIAFYNNYINEMVKYNITPMVTLYHWDLPQKLQDLGGFMNPNFHEWFEDYARVAYENFGDRVKHWITFNEPREICYEGYGSDTKAPVINATDIGTYYCAKNLLIAHAKAYHAYVKDFKPKQGGVCGITISVNWVGPLTDSEDDRLAAEIKRQAEWGLYAEPIFSEYGGFPAELCNIVAWKSAEQGYRRSRMPEFTDEERTLVRGSSDFFGVNHYSGTLVSATHYKETHPVPSLLDDAGVGVYNPPEWPQSASSWLRLSPNSLYYALTHLDTKYNKPIIYVTENGWSESPEDGYYIDNGRVEYFRAKLNDALDALEAGVDLRGYMAWSLMDNFEWNQGYLERFGLFEVDFKSEYKERRPRKSAFVYKHIIETRVVDPYYEPDSLTMWIDDGHYFQSAYYNNQYSSGPFSVSYN